The Candidatus Bathyarchaeota archaeon genome contains a region encoding:
- a CDS encoding hydrogenase 3 maturation endopeptidase HyCI, whose protein sequence is MEEILRNLLADRDRVVVLGVGNTLRRDDGFGMYVASSLKRFKLKDVSVLEAGASPESVLDDILGFNPSHLVVVDSVEMGRRPGDLVVAGLESIADEVTVSTHRLPMTLLVKYLRLMGFKGRVVVVGVQPGDLSFGEGLTLRVREAADIVVNMLRSVLSNGDYG, encoded by the coding sequence ATGGAGGAGATTCTTAGAAACCTTCTTGCAGACAGGGATAGAGTAGTCGTGCTGGGTGTCGGAAACACCTTGAGAAGAGACGACGGCTTCGGCATGTACGTCGCGTCCTCACTTAAACGGTTTAAACTTAAAGACGTCTCGGTATTAGAGGCGGGGGCTTCTCCCGAGAGCGTTTTAGACGATATTCTAGGGTTTAACCCTTCACACCTCGTTGTAGTCGACTCGGTCGAGATGGGGCGTAGACCCGGAGACCTAGTGGTAGCCGGTTTGGAGAGCATAGCGGATGAGGTCACGGTGTCGACCCATAGGCTACCGATGACCCTGCTCGTGAAGTATCTGAGGCTTATGGGGTTTAAGGGTAGGGTTGTGGTCGTCGGCGTCCAGCCAGGCGACCTATCGTTCGGAGAGGGGTTAACCCTAAGGGTTAGAGAAGCAGCCGATATCGTCGTAAATATGTTAAGAAGCGTCTTATCTAACGGAGACTATGGGTAA
- a CDS encoding 4Fe-4S binding protein yields MAMLLEVFKHLFKKRATLMYPFGDREKIPIPEGLRGKISFNRDLCIGCGLCARFCPSGAAELVEDEKGKRPIFHIDRCLFCAQCEEVCPRKAITLTKTFEIAGFDRSKLVVK; encoded by the coding sequence ATGGCTATGCTCCTAGAGGTGTTTAAGCATCTCTTCAAGAAACGGGCTACGTTGATGTATCCCTTCGGAGACCGGGAGAAGATACCCATACCCGAGGGGCTTAGGGGTAAGATAAGCTTCAACAGAGACCTATGCATAGGATGCGGGCTATGCGCAAGGTTCTGCCCAAGCGGGGCTGCAGAGCTTGTGGAGGATGAGAAGGGTAAGCGTCCGATATTCCACATAGACCGCTGCCTCTTCTGCGCCCAGTGCGAAGAAGTGTGTCCTAGGAAAGCTATAACACTCACGAAGACCTTCGAGATAGCGGGCTTCGACAGAAGCAAACTGGTCGTGAAATAA
- a CDS encoding nickel-dependent hydrogenase large subunit translates to MSFSSSYERFFDIPIGPQHPALKEPILLRLIVEGEHVVAADVDVSYTHRGVERAMQERNYIQNIYLAERICGICNVAHTLCYCQNIEGLYDVEIPSRALYIRVLVEELARIHSHLLWLGIAAHEIGFDTLFMYIWRDRERVMDLIEEITGNRVTSAINTIGGVRRDIKPETCDRCLKAMDYLEERIKYYKRVCETDPTVIARCAGVGILKPKDAIRLCAVGPTLRASNIKYDVRADDPYAVHDEVPFNVIVYDTNDTLARVFVRIDETLESINMVRYCIEHMPSGPVRVRLKLSPPVGEHLSRVEAPRGELIHYVKSNGTEKPERYKVGTPTFRNIPALCEMLTSKGDYVVHIADVPITFASIDPCLSCTSRVVMLDREKGKLWVGSLDRLRRWRGWG, encoded by the coding sequence GTGAGCTTCAGTTCTTCCTATGAGAGGTTTTTCGACATACCGATAGGGCCGCAGCACCCGGCTCTTAAGGAGCCGATTCTCCTGAGGCTTATAGTCGAGGGGGAGCACGTCGTCGCGGCTGACGTAGACGTATCGTACACCCATAGAGGCGTCGAGAGGGCTATGCAGGAGAGAAACTACATCCAGAACATATACCTGGCCGAGAGGATATGCGGCATATGCAACGTAGCCCATACGTTATGCTACTGTCAGAACATCGAGGGGTTATACGACGTCGAGATACCGAGCAGGGCGTTGTACATAAGGGTTCTAGTCGAGGAGCTCGCTAGGATCCACAGCCACCTGCTTTGGCTCGGCATTGCGGCGCACGAGATAGGGTTCGACACCCTGTTCATGTACATATGGCGGGATAGGGAGAGGGTCATGGACCTGATAGAGGAGATAACCGGTAACAGGGTTACGTCGGCTATAAACACCATCGGAGGGGTTCGAAGAGACATCAAACCTGAGACCTGTGACAGGTGTCTAAAGGCTATGGACTATCTGGAGGAGAGGATTAAGTATTATAAGAGGGTCTGCGAGACCGACCCGACAGTCATAGCGAGATGCGCGGGGGTGGGGATACTTAAACCTAAGGATGCGATAAGGCTGTGCGCGGTGGGTCCGACCTTAAGGGCATCCAACATAAAGTACGACGTTAGAGCGGATGACCCGTACGCGGTTCACGACGAAGTCCCGTTCAACGTCATCGTATACGATACCAACGATACCCTTGCTAGGGTTTTCGTGAGAATAGACGAGACGCTCGAGTCTATAAACATGGTCAGATACTGTATCGAGCATATGCCTAGTGGACCGGTCAGGGTTAGGCTTAAGCTGAGCCCGCCGGTCGGTGAGCACCTCAGCAGGGTCGAGGCGCCTAGGGGGGAGCTTATACATTATGTGAAGTCTAACGGGACTGAGAAGCCTGAGAGGTATAAGGTTGGGACCCCTACGTTCAGGAATATTCCTGCGCTCTGCGAGATGCTTACGTCTAAGGGAGATTACGTGGTCCACATAGCCGACGTGCCGATCACGTTCGCTTCGATAGACCCTTGTCTAAGCTGCACATCCAGGGTCGTCATGCTCGATAGGGAGAAGGGTAAGCTTTGGGTCGGTAGTCTAGACAGGCTTAGGAGATGGAGGGGGTGGGGTTAG